One Ricinus communis isolate WT05 ecotype wild-type chromosome 1, ASM1957865v1, whole genome shotgun sequence DNA window includes the following coding sequences:
- the LOC8281803 gene encoding uncharacterized protein LOC8281803 has translation MSDHVVLYVDRLITPSSSSPEEMADRAVAGPSCSRPNEEPNGVVQEKGNDDNDNEEEPLIKVAECRICQEEDSVTNLETPCACSGSLKYAHRKCVQHWCNEKGDITCEICHKPYQPGYTAPLRPPQAEDTAIDIGGGWTISGTPLDLRDPRLLAIAEAERHFLEAEYDEYAASNASGAAFCRSAALILMALLLLRHALTVTDADGDDDVSTFFSFFLLRAAGFLLPCYIMAWAISILQRRRQRQEAAALAATQVAFVLQSGQHRGLHFTIASGPQVTAHQEPV, from the exons ATGAGCGATCACGTGGTGTTGTACGTTGATCGGTTGATTACGCCGTCATCTTCCTCTCCGGAGGAAATGGCTGATCGGGCGGTTGCTGGACCTTCTTGTTCTAGGCCAAATGAGGAACCCAACGGTGTCGTTCAGGAGAAGGGAAACgatgataatgataatgaaGAGGAGCCGTTGATTAAGGTTGCTGAATGCCGCATTTGTCAAGAGGAAGATTCTGTTACCAATTTGGAGACTCCCTGTGCCTGCAGCGGTAGCCTCAAG TATGCTCATAGGAAGTGTGTTCAGCATTGGTGCAATGAGAAAGGAGATATCACTTGTGAGATATGTCATAAG CCTTACCAACCTGGTTATACTGCTCCACTTCGTCCACCTCAAGCTGAAGACACTGCTATTGATATTGG CGGAGGCTGGACCATATCTGGCACTCCTCTAGATCTTCGTGATCCTCGCCTATTGGCAATTGCAGAAGCGGAACGTCATTTTCTGGAAGCTGAGTATGATGAGTATGCTGCTTCAAATGCCAGTGGAGCTGCATTTTGCCGTTCAGCTGCTTTGATT TTGATGGCCCTTCTACTTTTGCGGCATGCATTGACTGTTACAGATGCTGATGGAGATGATGATGTGTCTACATTTTTCTCT TTTTTCTTGCTAAGAGCAGCTGGTTTTCTTTTGCCTTGTTACATCATGGCTTGGGCCATCAGCATCCTGCAGCGACGAAGGCAAAGACAG GAGGCTGCAGCATTGGCAGCAACACAAGTTGCTTTTGTGCTTCAGTCTGGCCAACATAGGGGTCTGCATTTCACAATAGCATCAGGACCTCAAGTAACTGCACATCAAGAACCTGTTTAA